The Borrelia sp. RT5S genome contains the following window.
AGCGCATATAAAAGAGTATCTCTAGTGCTCTTAAAATCGACATCAATGAACCTGGAATCATATTCAAAAGTCTCCCTAGTCCACACTTGATAAGAATTACTGTTTAGAACAAAAGATAATTTTTTGTGTGGTTTGAGTGCCCTTAAAATAAGATCAGCATTCTTCCTATCAACATTAATATATAAGAACTTAAAATTTCTAATACTAACAACCTTAGAAATGCAAACATCTCCAATGTAATTATCATCCTGAACTAATTTCAAATAACTGTTACTTAAGTTCGAGCTTGAATCCAAGACAACATTTAAAAATACAGAAAAATTATTGCTAACTTTATCTTTTCTGATATATATCTGGCTGTCTGGATAAAAATAAAGAAAATAATTAGCCCTTTCAATCTTGTCAAATTTTTTGTCAAAGACTTCATTAACGTTCAAAGTCCTGCAAGAAAAAAAACAAAGAAAACAAAGAAAACTATACCTCATACTCAAATTATATTATAAAATATGAAGGGGAGAGTGTTTACGTCCAATGAATTTCAATAAGTCTAGTTCCTACATTAAAACCCCCTATACTTACTCCTCCTATATAATCTCGAAATATTCTATATTGCTCATCCCTGTACCAATAATAAAAATTACAACAGGGGAGGGCCTTAAGGTATTTGAAATAGAGTTTGAGGACAAATATAAAAATTTTTCCGCTTATATTAAACCAAATAAAAGGGCTATATATGTAAACGAATCAATGCCTCTTGTTAATAAAAGATTTGAAATCGCAAAGCAACTCGGCCATTACCTAATGCACAAATACAAAATCCTCAGTTCATCAAAGGTAACAAATAAGTCCACAGTACAAGAAAACATCATGACAATGGAAGCTAATATATTTGCAACAAACTTATTAATCCCAACTACTACCTTAAAGTTAAAGGTCCCTCAATATAAATCAATAAGATCCCCACAGCAAATAATGGCTAAAGAATTTCAGGTATCTGAAAACGTAATGCACTTCAAGTTAAGTATGCTTCAAGATATTCATAAATTCGAAAAAGAGATAAAAAACGGAAGGATATTTAAAGCTAATCAAACGAATAAAGAAAAAAATAAAGAATGCCTGCTACAAATAGACAAACTAAAAGAATCAATAGCAACCGACCTAGAAAAAAAAGAAACGAGCCGAAAGGAAGCTATGAAGAAAATATTTGAAGATCTAGAATAGAGAGTACTCTTAAGAAAACCGTTCAACTATACCCTCCATTACACGATTTGAAACAATTAAAGCACTCCTATCCTGAATGATCATATCTAGAAAAGCTTTCTTAATAACAATCCAAGTCCCGCCCTCAACGCATACCTTATGAGTAGGAAATCTTATTCTTAAAGGAAACTTTTCCTTAACATTAAATTTCTTTAAATATTTAATCATTTCAGATTTGAAAGGAGAACCTTGAACTGTACTGTATGCCAAGACAACCTTATACAACTTTTTATTATAAAAATAAAGATCTTTAATATAATCGATATTTCCCCTATAACTAGATTCTGAAATATACACTGGATCATCATCTTCCCTTTTTAAAATCTCAAAGTCACACCCATAATGCCCTCTTAATTTTTCATAATTTTTCATATCAAAATTTGAAATCTTAAGCTCAGGATACACCATCAAGTCTTTTAAAGCCAACAAGTCTAAATCCCTCCCCCCAGCAGGCTTGTCCAACGAGACCGTAGTACAACTTAAAAAGGATAAAAATATGACAAACACACAAATGAAACCTAAAAACACTCTCATAGGGGTACTCAATTATAACTTTTTATAAAAGTAAAGTAAATAAAAATCTATTTTGATATAATGTAGAAAGATTAACTATAAAGGAATTCAAATGAGCTACCATACACTGCACACGATTTTTATATACCTTGGATATGTCATAATAGGGGTTACATCTTTTACTATCTTTAATAAAAATTTAAGAACTAAAGTCAAAAGAAAGTTTAAAAGGTTTAGTTTTATGTATTACTTAACCCTATTTATGCTCTTCATACTAAGCTCAAATCTATCCTATTACTTCTCAGAGAAACAATTGTTAGAAGACTTTAAAGATTTTAAGAAAGATTTCTTTGAAATACATAAAATAAACGAAACATTCCTAGCTACATATCTTTTAAGCTTTAAGGAACCAATCAAAATGGAATTAATGTCACAGGTTAAGCCAATATATACGATATTTAATGCTACTTTTGAAAAGTACTCAGAAAATACAAACAGAGCTTCAACCGAGATTGCTACCTCCTATAACAACTATGCTAAAGCAATGAATACAGAGATTAAAGACAGAATAGCAGACTTAGAGGAAGAAATTCTTCCGATGTACAACAAATATAAATTGCCTATCCTAGATGGCAAGATATCAGACATAAGCGTTGACAAGGACGGAAACATCATACCCGTAATTAGAGATTTAGAGGGACAAATAACAGATATACTATATTATGACAGAAGCTATAATTTAATTCCATTTAAAAAGTATCAAGAACACGAAGTTAAATTCGACCTCATTAAAGAAAACAATAATTATTTTAAAGAGGTACTCGACATTTACTACCTTGATTTAAATACTATCAAGGCTCCTATTACTTACTATAAAGACAACATTGATACTATTCCTTACTACATAGATTTGAAAGAAAATAAAGATAATTTCTTAAAAAGCATAAAAATTAAGGATGAATATAAACAATATACTGAAAGAAAACATAGGCTACAAGAATTAGTAAGGAATGATAATTTGGATGGCTTTAAAACTTTTCTAACCCAAAATCAAAATAATTTCTCATTAAATACAATATTCTCTAACGGGACGCCTGTATTTACCTACGCAGTAACCTCAAAATCAAAAAACATAATAGATTATGTAATACTGCAAGATTTCGACATCAACCTAGCGGATTCAGAATCTAGGACTGTTCTTCATAATGCTGTAGGTAGCGAATATGGAATAGATTTTATTAAGTCTCTTATAGAAAAAGGTGTAGATCCTAATACAAGAGATTCTGGTAAAAAACTCCCCTCAGACTACGCCCCTAAGGACAGCGATTTATACCAATACTTAAAAAGTATTGGAGGATAAATAGCACTTAATTTTGTAAATTATAAGGGAAAATATCTAAGCATTTTAATTAAAATCATTAATGATATCTTTATAAAAGTCCTCATTAATGTTATACTTAACCTAAGTAATAATTAAACGTTTTAAATATCCATTTTACATTGATAAAATGTTCGGTCTAGAATGGGTTTACCTTAAGAGCGATCAAAGGAGAATTTATTATGGCTACTTCGAATAAGTTTGCTGTTTTGCAAAAAATTGGTAAAGCCTTCATGCTTCCCATTGCAATTATGCCAGCTGCTGGGCTTTTGCTAGGGATTGGTGGTGCTTTTACTAATGAAACAATGATTCAGGCTTATGGGCTTGGAAACACTCTGGGAGAGGGCACCATTTTAAATATTATTTTATCGGTAATGAGAGACACTGGTGGTGTTGTATTTGAAAATCTACCTTTAATCTTCTCATTAGGAATTGCAATTGGGCTTGCTAATGTAGAAAAGGGAGCTGCGGGTCTAGCTGGGGGGATTGGATTCCTAGTCATGCACAAATCTATCAGTAGTACTCTTGCTATACAGGGAATCACTGCTGCTACAGCTAATCCTGAATATTTAATAAAAACAGGTTTAACAGAAGCACAAGCTGTTGCTAAAGCATTTGAATACACACATGTACTTGGAATGCATACTCTTCAGATAGGAGTACTTGGGGGTATGGTTTCCGGATTTATTGCTGCTTATCTTCACAATAAGTACTATGATATTAAACTTCCTCAATTCTTAGCATTCTTTGGAGGAACAAGATTCGTTCCTATAATTACAACTGCAATAATGCTAGTTGTTGGTATATTGTTAATATTCATTTGGCCTCCTATCCAAGGTGTGATTGCTATGCTCGGTGGAGCTGTAGAAAAGTCTGGGTATTTCGGTTCATTTCTATTTGGAGCAATTGAGAGAGCGTTAGTTCCAACTGGTCTGCATCACATATTCTACATGCCATTCTGGCAAACACCTCTTGGTGGGACAATGGAAATTAACGGAGAACTCGTGTCGGGGGCACAAAAAATATTCTTCGCACAACTTGCCGATCCTAATTTTTCAGGACACTTTGAAGTAACTAAGGGAACAAGATTTTGGGTTGGTAAATGGCCAGGACATGCATTTGGACTACCTGGAGCTGCTCTTGCTATGTGGTGGGTAGCAAAACCTGAGAGAAAAAAAGAAATGGCAGCCTTTCTTGGTTCCGTTGCATTCACATCATTCCTAACAGGAATAACAGAACCTGTTGAATTTACATTCCTATTCGCAGCTCCCATCCTGTTTTTCGGATTTAATGTTTTCATGTACGGAATGGGATTCGTATTCATGCATCTACTAAATGTTGGTGTTGGGGTGACATTCGCAGACGGCTTTATTGATTATTTCCTTTATGGAATACTTCAAGGAAATGAACGAACAAGTTGGATAAACATAATATATGTTGGAATACCTTACTTCTTCATATACTTCTTTGTCTTTAAGTGGGCCATAGTCAAATTTGACTTTAAAACCCCAGGAAGAGAGGATGACGGAGTTACTGCTACAAAAACAAGCTCAAAAGAGATACTTGAAAACCTAAGAGAGATTGCAACAAAAACTATTGAGGGTCTTGGTGGCAGTGCTAATATTAAATACCACAGTGCATGTATTACAAAGTTCAGAGTTGAAGTTTATGATATGAATCTTGTTAAAGATAATGCCTTCTTTAAAGAACTTGGTGCTAAAGGGGTTGTTAGACAAAATGAAGGATTACAAATCATATTTGGTGTCGTATCAGACAATGTTAATACAGAAGTAGAAAAAATTATTAAAGGATTATAATTCTAGCAGTGTCAATTTTACTAAATTGGCATTGCTTATTTGTAAGCAATTTTTTAAATTTGTTTACAATATTAACAAATATTGTTAATATTAACTAGTTTATATAATTAACAATATTAATTATATAAACTTTAGTAACAACTGATAAGAGGGGGAAATGTTATGTCAACATCGTCAGGATCTATTTTCACAACATTACAAAAAGTTGGAAAAGCTTTCATGCTACCAATAGCTCTTCTGCCGGCAGCTGGAATTTTGTTAGGAATTGGTGGTGCTTTCACCAATGACACAATGATTCAGGCTTATGGACTTGAAGGAATACTTGGACATGGAACTGTAACAAGTTCAATATTACATTTAATGAAATATACGGGAGAAGTAATTTTTGCTAACTTGCCTTTAATGTTTGCAGCAGCAATTCCAATAGGACTTGCCAAGGTTGAGAAGGGAACAGCTGCACTTGCTGGGGTTGTGGGATTCCTAGTTATGCATCAAACAATAAATGGAGTCCTATTTATTCAAGGAATCACTCCTTCAACTGTAAGTGTAGCAGCACTTCAAGCTCTTGGAATGCCAGAAGTAGAAGCTATTTCTAAAAGCCAAGAATACACACATGTACTTGGTATCTTTTCTCTTCAAATGAGCGTAATGGGAGGAATGGTAGCAGGATTTATTGCAGTATTCCTACATAACAGGTTCTACAATATCCAATTACCCGCATTCCTAGCGTTCTTTGGAGGATCAAGATTTGTTCCGATTATAACCACAGCAGTAATGTTTGTGGCAGGAACAATTTTGACATTCACTTGGCCATTTATACAAGGAATCATGTCTTCATTCGGAGGGGTTGTAGAAAAATCTGGGCTCTTTGGCTCATTCGCATATGGGGCTATAAAGAGATCATTGATTCCATTTGGACTTCACCACATATTCTATATGCCATTCTGGCAAACATCTGTTGGTGGGACCCTAGAAATTAATGGAGAACTCGTATCAGGAGCACAAAATATATTCTTTAAACAACTTGCCGATCCTAATACTACTCACTTTGAGGTTGCCAGAGGTACAAGATTCTTCAGTGGTGAATTCATAGTAATGATTTTTGGACTACCTGGTGCTGCTCTTGCTATGTATCATACAGCAAGAAATGAGAATAAGAAGAGTGTAGCTTCACTATTATTATCTGCTAGCTTTACATCAATGTTAACAGGAATAACAGAGCCTATTGAATTTGCATTCCTATTCGCAGCTCCTGCTCTTTATTACTTTGTCTACGTTCCCTTATTCGGACTGTCCCATCTGCTGGCACACCTTTTCAATATTGGGGTTGGACTAACATTCTCTGGAGGATTTATTGATATGTTCCTCTTTGGAATACTTCAAGGAAACAGCAAAACAACCTGGATAATGATTCCTGTCCTTGGTACATTCTACTTCATAGGATTCTACTTCCTCTTTAAGTTTGTAATTCTAAGATTTAATCTTAAAACTCCAGGAAGAGAGGATGCGGACGAGGATGTTGCTAAGGTAAGTAGCTCCCAAAAAACGGGACTAGCAGACACAGCTAGGAAGGTACTAGAAGGCCTTGGGGGTAAGAGCAACATTACATACATTGACGCTTGTGCTTCAAGATTAAGAGTAAATGTAAATAAAATAGAATTAGTGCAACCTAATGCTTATTTTAAAGCTCTTGGAGCGAGTGGAATGTTGAAAAAAGGTAATGCTATTCAAATTATATTTGGAGGCCTATCTGACAACATAAGAATGGAAATAGATAAAATCACGCAAAATTAGAGAGTAAATTACAATTAGAAGGAGAGCTACTTAAAGGCTCTTCTTCTAATCCTTTAAAGGAAAGATAAGGTATGTGTAAATATCAATATTTTTTCTCTGGGAAAGTACAGGGAGTAGGTTTTAGGTTTTTTGCAGAACAAATTGCAGTTAAAATGGGAATAAAAGGATTTGTAAAAAATTTAGAAGATGGCAGAGTAGAATTAGTAGCCTTTTTTGACAACAAAACACAAATAGGACCCTTTGAGGAGAGCCTTAAGAAAGGCAACGGCTATTTAAAAATTGAAAGAATGGAAAAAAAAGCCCTGAATGACGATTATCCGTTCTCTTTCAAAAATTTCAGGACCTACTACTAATCTTTCGTTTAATAAATACCCTTTTACCGTCCGTAGATAAATCTCCCACTTTACCTGCCGTAATTGATTTTTCTACCTCTGTTTTTAAAAATCGCTCCGCTCTAGATTTTAAAAACTCTAAAGATTTTTTATCTTTACAAAAGATATTCAAATTTCCATCGGAAAACTTAATATCAAGACCGTAATTAGTTCCTGTCTTTAAAAAACTACACGAGATAAATTTACCATTCGTTTCACCTCTAGTGAAAAGAAAAAAATACCTTTTCCCTCTCTTGGCTTCCTCAAAACAAACCTTAAGCCACTTCCGATCCGGCTCGGGCTCAATTGAAGTTAACCTATCATAAAGATGAGAAACATAAACTCTCTTGCCCTCTCCAGCACTTAAAGCTTTATTAAAAAAATAAAAAAATCCCGTATTCATACCCAAACACTATCTTCGTATCTTGTACCCAAATATCGCAGCCAAGTATTCACCAAGCTTCGCATAGTTATAATTGTATCCATATTTTTGCTTAAAAACTCTCCTAATTTTAACATTAAGACCCCGAAGCATCTCCAACTCCTCTAAATTATCGCTCATCATAATGTCCTTAATGACGTGTAGGGTTTTAATATAATTATCATCCTTAGTGGAGCTCTTATTTATAAGCAAATCAAGATCCTGCATAGTAAGGAGCGAATATGTGGTCTTGCGTCTAATATATGTGCGTATACGCCTCTTAATAAGTCTTAAAAGATTAATATCAACAGCGTCATCCAAATTTTCCAATACATAACGATTATAATGAAAAGCTGTTACTATATCATCATGTTCATGCCCTAAAACCGTAGTTATCCATAAATTTAACTCCATATTCTTTGGTGCGAACGCAAGATAGGAAAACCTGCTATAAAGTCTCCTGCAAAAATAAACTGATTCTTCCGGTTCAAATACATCCTTAAAAATTTTGCGGAACATTC
Protein-coding sequences here:
- a CDS encoding ImmA/IrrE family metallo-endopeptidase; this encodes MNFNKSSSYIKTPYTYSSYIISKYSILLIPVPIIKITTGEGLKVFEIEFEDKYKNFSAYIKPNKRAIYVNESMPLVNKRFEIAKQLGHYLMHKYKILSSSKVTNKSTVQENIMTMEANIFATNLLIPTTTLKLKVPQYKSIRSPQQIMAKEFQVSENVMHFKLSMLQDIHKFEKEIKNGRIFKANQTNKEKNKECLLQIDKLKESIATDLEKKETSRKEAMKKIFEDLE
- a CDS encoding ankyrin repeat domain-containing protein; translated protein: MLFILSSNLSYYFSEKQLLEDFKDFKKDFFEIHKINETFLATYLLSFKEPIKMELMSQVKPIYTIFNATFEKYSENTNRASTEIATSYNNYAKAMNTEIKDRIADLEEEILPMYNKYKLPILDGKISDISVDKDGNIIPVIRDLEGQITDILYYDRSYNLIPFKKYQEHEVKFDLIKENNNYFKEVLDIYYLDLNTIKAPITYYKDNIDTIPYYIDLKENKDNFLKSIKIKDEYKQYTERKHRLQELVRNDNLDGFKTFLTQNQNNFSLNTIFSNGTPVFTYAVTSKSKNIIDYVILQDFDINLADSESRTVLHNAVGSEYGIDFIKSLIEKGVDPNTRDSGKKLPSDYAPKDSDLYQYLKSIGG
- a CDS encoding PTS transporter subunit EIIC, with product MATSNKFAVLQKIGKAFMLPIAIMPAAGLLLGIGGAFTNETMIQAYGLGNTLGEGTILNIILSVMRDTGGVVFENLPLIFSLGIAIGLANVEKGAAGLAGGIGFLVMHKSISSTLAIQGITAATANPEYLIKTGLTEAQAVAKAFEYTHVLGMHTLQIGVLGGMVSGFIAAYLHNKYYDIKLPQFLAFFGGTRFVPIITTAIMLVVGILLIFIWPPIQGVIAMLGGAVEKSGYFGSFLFGAIERALVPTGLHHIFYMPFWQTPLGGTMEINGELVSGAQKIFFAQLADPNFSGHFEVTKGTRFWVGKWPGHAFGLPGAALAMWWVAKPERKKEMAAFLGSVAFTSFLTGITEPVEFTFLFAAPILFFGFNVFMYGMGFVFMHLLNVGVGVTFADGFIDYFLYGILQGNERTSWINIIYVGIPYFFIYFFVFKWAIVKFDFKTPGREDDGVTATKTSSKEILENLREIATKTIEGLGGSANIKYHSACITKFRVEVYDMNLVKDNAFFKELGAKGVVRQNEGLQIIFGVVSDNVNTEVEKIIKGL
- a CDS encoding PTS transporter subunit EIIC is translated as MSTSSGSIFTTLQKVGKAFMLPIALLPAAGILLGIGGAFTNDTMIQAYGLEGILGHGTVTSSILHLMKYTGEVIFANLPLMFAAAIPIGLAKVEKGTAALAGVVGFLVMHQTINGVLFIQGITPSTVSVAALQALGMPEVEAISKSQEYTHVLGIFSLQMSVMGGMVAGFIAVFLHNRFYNIQLPAFLAFFGGSRFVPIITTAVMFVAGTILTFTWPFIQGIMSSFGGVVEKSGLFGSFAYGAIKRSLIPFGLHHIFYMPFWQTSVGGTLEINGELVSGAQNIFFKQLADPNTTHFEVARGTRFFSGEFIVMIFGLPGAALAMYHTARNENKKSVASLLLSASFTSMLTGITEPIEFAFLFAAPALYYFVYVPLFGLSHLLAHLFNIGVGLTFSGGFIDMFLFGILQGNSKTTWIMIPVLGTFYFIGFYFLFKFVILRFNLKTPGREDADEDVAKVSSSQKTGLADTARKVLEGLGGKSNITYIDACASRLRVNVNKIELVQPNAYFKALGASGMLKKGNAIQIIFGGLSDNIRMEIDKITQN
- a CDS encoding acylphosphatase, with product MCKYQYFFSGKVQGVGFRFFAEQIAVKMGIKGFVKNLEDGRVELVAFFDNKTQIGPFEESLKKGNGYLKIERMEKKALNDDYPFSFKNFRTYY